Part of the Lotus japonicus ecotype B-129 chromosome 6, LjGifu_v1.2 genome, ATTCATAGCTGTCATGAACTATTCAAGCAACCAAACATAAGTCTCTTCTTTCTCATTTGACACTAGAGCAGAAGCAAAGACAATAGTCTGATTATGATGATTCACACCGGAAAAAATCACCAACGGACGCCTATATTTATTCTTCTTGTATGTTGCGTCAAATGCCAAAACATCCCCAAATATCGAATAGTTGGCCTTGCTGCATCCATCACACCAAAACAGTTTGTCAAGCCTTCCATCCTCATCAGCAGTGTGACGCCAAAACATGTTGGGATCAGACTATTTCAACAAACGTAAGTAGCTAAGCACACCTCTAGCATCAACAACATCTTTCCTCCATTGCTTATCTTGCTGGAAATACATATTGTTCTTACTAAATGGGACATTTTCATACCCACCCATCTGATTGGCAAAAACACCATATGATAGTGGAGTACTAACACCTACTTTGGTCATGTTGTTCATTTGCAAGATATCACCCTCATTCATCCTCCTATGTGAAGGTAACAAACCGACCAAACTAAGATCAACCAGCTTGTGATTGTGTTCATCATAAATAGATCTAACATACCATCGTTTGTCTTCAATGTCAATGTGCAACTGCAAATGCGCATGGCAACCACATCTTGTTTCTTTTCTAGGAAAACACTTCCGCTTCAAACAATCTCCATAAGTCTCTTTCCTTTTACCTTCCCTAAAACACACAAATGACTGTTGAATAACATCACCCTTTGTGTTTTTGAATGTCCTGGACTTACGAGCAGCAAAACCATGCATCCTTGCATACCAACTGTAGAACAGGAATCCCACCTCGCGATTCGGAAAGTGAAATCCAATTAGTTCATTCACTGTTAACTCCTTAAAATTGACTCCGCTCATGTCTTCTACACCATTGATTGGAATTTCAACAATCTCTTCACCATGGTCACCTTCTTCGCCCTCCCCAtctccttcctcttcttcttcttcttcttctccatcactatCTCCTTCCACTTCTTCTAAGCCAGAaccatctccttcttcctctgagcCAGAACCATCTTCATCGATTGAGCCAAAACCATCTTCATCGACTGAGCAAGAACAatcttcatcctcttcttctACGCGATCCAGCTCTTTCTCCTGCTTATCTTGAACATCTTCATTCGAACACGAGTCGAGCACATCAATTTCTTCAATCCCTGGTATCATCTGTTGTACTTcctgaaaaaaatcaaatcgaGCTCAAAATATGGTTCCAGAAACTAGGAATGGGATGAAATTATGGAAATTGATACCCATAAAAAACATACCTCCATCGGTTCACTTCGAGAGTTTGAACGAGACTCTACCGACTCAGACGTCATCAATCAGGTAAGAGAAATAGGAGGCTAAAATTGAAGAACCCGATTCAGAGCT contains:
- the LOC130725417 gene encoding protein FAR1-RELATED SEQUENCE 4-like is translated as MEEVQQMIPGIEEIDVLDSCSNEDVQDKQEKELDRVEEEDEDCSCSVDEDGFGSIDEDGSGSEEEGDGSGLEEVEGDSDGEEEEEEEEGDGEGEEGDHGEEIVEIPINGVEDMSGVNFKELTVNELIGFHFPNREVGFLFYSWYARMHGFAARKSRTFKNTKGDVIQQSFVCFREGKRKETYGDCLKRKCFPRKETRCGCHAHLQLHIDIEDKRWYVRSIYDEHNHKLVDLSLVGLLPSHRRMNEGDILQMNNMTKVGVSTPLSYGVFANQMGGYENVPFSKNNMYFQQDKQWRKDVVDARGVLSYLRLLK